From the Asterias amurensis chromosome 1, ASM3211899v1 genome, the window TATTTATAATCAGTCGTCTCGAAGCTCATTGCACCCGGCCCCCTCTCCACCCCGCCCACCACACGCGCACCAccgaaaccccccccccccccccaccaccaatCATGGGACGTTTAATTGCGGCCAACAGAGGGCGGCAGATAATAACAACCCCGCAGGCCAAAATAGATGTGActggttaaaaaaatataattatttgagaATACAATGAGTGGACATTGCTTCAGCTGTACCGACAAGTTTGGAATATTTAAGAGAGAGGTACGTAAAATATTTACATTTCAGGTTttcatcaaataacaaacctgtttcgTTGGAGTGTTGGTTAAAAATGTCACTCATGCCTGTTGATTCGTGTGAAGCTGTGGCCTTGTGTTGTGTGGGTGTGGTACTGGTAGGCCTACTTGGTTACTGGTCATGCTGGTAGCTAGTAGTGTGATGTGTACTGTGTCACTCCATGGAGTCTTGCTCCATGGTCAATCCATAACCCCTTTTTTGACCCTTTTTTATGTCAAGATTTCGCAAAAAAGTGGTACAGCGCCCAAGTTACCAATGGTTACTGGGTCTGGTCAAACCGTCAACTGTGAATAACATTGAGAGTTAAGCATCCATCATGTCATGTCGACAACTCGCCCgtcgtcagacaactcgtccgttcggacaactcgacggttcagacaactcgacggttcggacaactcgacggttcggacaactcaacGGATAATTTATTCaactgtcagacaactcgacttggggtcaagacaagtcgacggatggccGTGCGTGACGGGGGCTCAGCGCGGGGCGGGAGGGGTAAATAGCGGCCTGGGGGGTGGGGATGTACTGACTAGCGACATGGCAATGATGCAAGGGTGTGCAAGGGCGTTCCCCGGGGGAGGGGGTTTATTATGGTGGGTGGGTTTATATCcgggcaattttttttaatttttttttttttaccaataccCCGCGGCATTTTCATTGTTGTACCATAGAGCAATGATcgagttgttattgttgttggtaacaaagtaaataaaagtaaatcttCTAATAATAGagttttatattataatgttttaattgggttttttttaaaccttttattttgaataaattgaagACAATTGCTAGCTGGCTACACATAGAGTCATACTCGTAGTCTGTTTTTTACACAAAGTCTCGAGATAGTCACTAACAGATGTTTCTGCAAGTAAATGGCTTCACTGGAACACCACACTTCTTgtgattaataataattgataaatAATTATGATCAATATTATAGAATTGCAGGAATTATACAGGAAAGTTTGTGTAAACATGACAGTGAGTAACGGAGGTCGGCCGCTCAACCGTCCacttgtcttggccatccgtcgagttgtctcaaagtcgagttgtctcaaagtcgagttgtctgaaccgtcgagttgtctgaactgtcgagttgtccgaacggacgagttgtctaaCGTTCACAAATTCCATCCATGGTATTAAGGTCGACTGTGTGTGTCAACTGTCATCAGCGCAGTGTCAGCTGggggccaaatttcacagagctgcttagcacaaaaacttgcttagcatgaaatttcttccttgacaaaatGTCTGTTTGTTGGATACTATGATATTGCTATTTACTGGTCATGCTGGTAGGCCTAGTGGTGGTATTCACAAATTCCATCCATGGTAAGGACGACTGTGTGTGTCAACTGTCATCAGCGCAGTGTCAGCagggggcccaatttcatagagctgcttagcatgaaatttcttccttgaccaAATGTCTGTTTGTTGCATACTATGATATAGCTAGTTACTGGTCATGCTGGTAGGCCTAGTggtggtattcagctgttgtttgcaaaTCCTAAAATTACGTGAAaagttggttggtaatcctgtttttatcaagacaaaaattacatgctaagcaaatttttgtgcttcacagctctatgaagtgtctttgtttctacctccatggtctcacCGCTCACCACAAACCCAACTAAAGACAAATCCCATCGACTATCAGAgtataacaattattattattaacaaagcAACACAGACAGTTAATAAAACAAACCAGCAACAAAACACAGACAGCAGAGTGTATTATTTTATAGAAACTTGAGCTTGAAGTTTACCatataatttgatttttaattgtATTGACTGAATAATGTAAACAttgaaaaaacataaaaacaaaacatgttaaaaccaatatatttctttatttgtaaGAGTGACCAGAGTACATGTACTAAGAGGAATACCAAGCTGAGAAAGATTCTAAGAACATTTGGAggtggtgttttgttttgtttgtgatcaacttttattttgtatttgtgtgTGTGCTGACACCACATGGCTCACACAGCCCTAGACAGCCCTATACGAACGGAGTCCGTGATTTGGGCTAAAGAGCATGAAGAGACCCATTATGTAATTAAGTAAATTCTCAAATATGAAAAGAGAAGTATTTTAGTTTTTGAGctaatttgttttgtctttttggCTGTTTCTTTTATAATTTAGCATGGCTGCAAGAGCTGTGGTTATGCCTTCTGCAGTAAGTGTGTGAGTAACTCAATAGTGCTGCCAAACCAAGGCACGAAGGAGCAACATGTGTGCAACAAGTGCTACCAGCGGCTCACAGCCCCACCTGTTACAAGCACGGACCAGGGGAAAAACAAGCACATGATGGAACCACCTGAAAATTTTAAGAAGTATGAATTGAGGATGAAGACCCGATCATAAAAATTCATACTTTTTTTTGGGACTTGCAATCATAGCGATGTGTGTTTAAATCTATCAACTGTCAAATCTATCAAATCTATGGTAACTATGAAGTTTTGTCATCTAATGATCTATTGTCATCTATTTACTGAATCACAGTTAAAGAACTTATGCAATTCATAGTGTAAAACTTGAGCCATGACTACACAGTTCTCTTTCATGTTATAAATGAATCGCATAcatattttaaaaacctttaaacTTACTTTTCATACTTTATTCACCATGCAAGGAGGATAGCCGTCCTTGCTTCCAAGAACCAAACGGGAACACAGGCTTCAGCTACCTCAACATCTTCCTCTGTGAGTTCAAGAAAGAGGGGTCTTGTTAGATCACAGGACGTGGACATAGCCGAAAGACTAGAGAGACTCAAAGAAGACAGGAAAAAAGCaagaggtaaaaacaaaatattcttcTGCTTTCTGATTACAAGACATTTCAAATAGGAAAGGTTGGAAGGAAAATTTCTTTATTGCACTTGTTTAGGTTTGGttataaatgaaaacaatacTGTCATGTAGAATCAATACTTTCTTCAAACTTTTtcacattcagtattttcaaTATTCATcctggtttttacccatatactgtgtgtcagcactgtacactcattacctacccgagttctgtggaaaaaaaatcacaggcatattactcgggtgggattcgaacccacgacccctgCAACCCCAGAGCAGTGTCACACCAAccagaccaccgagattgcctggtggctagaggcagttcgaatcctatgttttagcagcgggcacTGCAAACGACTTAAAAGACGccaaatttgcatcagggataaagaatatgtatcctatttttttacccatatataccATTGATGTGTGTCAGTATTTTCAAGTTacacatgtatttgtttgtttatcttttcAAGGTCGTACTCTATCAACCGAAGAGATAGAGGATAGACTGCAAAGGTTGAAAGGAAATGACCCTCATTCTGCATCAAGCACTGCTTCTTCATCAGTACCAGTAAGtgagactgcaggacttgcaaatACAAGGTTGAGGGTTCGATCCCCCAAGGCgcccgctgatttcacaatgtcaagaataagtattgtcgtctagttactgaaaaactatgtttatatTTGTGCAATTCATGGCCATAGACGTTTAACCAATGTTCGTATGAGAGAAATTGGCTGTTTTCAGCTTGCCATTTGTACCCACTTGatgagttcccttgacggaaaAGAtcgtaacaaacaaacaattcatGAGCCCAAAGTATGTCTGTTTGAAAAATGATATAATGTGGTAAATGCACCCACACCATACAGTTATCTGCACAGTGGTGCCACCATACATAACATGTGTAGCATGGTTTTATGTGTTTGGTCAACTTACTATATCGATAGCAACAATAGTAGGCAGGTTAATTTTTGCAAACAGATAAGTATCTTCATTTCACTTTACAGCCCCATCAAGCTCCCGATCAGCGCACACAGTTTGAGCAAACCAAAGACTTGATGGAGCAGATGAAGGAAGAGGCAGCCATAGATGCTAAGAGGGAAGGCATGGAAATATCAGGTAGATATTTATAGGTATAGAAGTAAAAGTACAACCCGAACAACATTACTACTTTGAAAGGTCACTGAATAAAACAAGTACTAGTGTATGTGTACATCTGTAATGCTGTATGTAGGGCATCTGGCACCAAACTATTAAAGGCAAACAGGTATTAAAATATCGGTTTGAATGAAtgattttaaagtcacctggaagtggtattttttcaaaataaagcttttgtcactaatatatgtgttttgatgagtggaatgtgaataaacagttaactaaggttttaaaaaatcagttattatgttatttacaaatttaagagtagaccccgacccgagagggcgctgttcgtgacgtcaatcgaggcagactttgcctgtaatgcgtagagtaaacacaattgcaacgtacatgtacggaccaagtcgtgagtttgtacgtttcaaaaaaagatttttttggggttttttcctgCAATTCCGACCAcatgtattgctgctgaatgcagaaaaacactttttgaaacgtaccaactcacgacttggatgtacatgtactttgcacgtgtgtttactatacgcattgcaggcaaagtctgcctcgattgacgtcacaaaagggataggcggagtcagccccccaaacaactctatatatttttaaacatataaatcgtgacaaaaaattactcaaaaaattgttttattgttcgtaagcatatactcttatgtttgaaagaaaaaaatatatatttccaggtgactttaaatattgTAATGGCAAGCCTGGAATTACTGTGATACCACACATACCATGGTctttgttgccctggtcttggccttgatgccccttcttCATGATCAGATCAACTTCCATGATCAGATAAGGTTGgctcagtgattttttttcctgtgtggattgggttttcagcccCAACTTATGTTATTGTCGCATATTGTGCT encodes:
- the LOC139948525 gene encoding abscission/NoCut checkpoint regulator-like, whose amino-acid sequence is MSGHCFSCTDKFGIFKREHGCKSCGYAFCSKCVSNSIVLPNQGTKEQHVCNKCYQRLTAPPVTSTDQGKNKHMMEPPENFKKRIAVLASKNQTGTQASATSTSSSVSSRKRGLVRSQDVDIAERLERLKEDRKKARGRTLSTEEIEDRLQRLKGNDPHSASSTASSSVPPHQAPDQRTQFEQTKDLMEQMKEEAAIDAKREGMEISEESAGGGGMSSEQHFEEEMMKLMQDAQEELKKGEEGLKRDAELAVRLAKLNTKTSGGDGPKGGEGAGVDDEEEDEEAATQRLIKQLLEEDKLEARMGATGHSAQDPQSRPLPAQKPSGAEVTSDPDELPWCCICNEDASLRCHGCDEDLYCSRCFKEGHDGYDLKEHRTSNFRPKAGRR